GGTGCGCCAGCCGCCGATGGCTCCGGAGCCCGGCCGCCGCCAGGCTCCCGGTCCCCCACCGGCAACCCGCTGGACATCGCCCATGCAGTCCCCCCGCTGTGTCGCCACCGCAGACGGGGCCGAGGGCCAGCGCCTCCGCGCCCTGGTGGATCAGCTGCACAGCGCGCCGCTGCGGGTGCGCATCCACCCCACCAACTACGGCACACGCTTCAGCCGTGATGCCTTCGGCAATCCCCTCGATCCCACGCCCCGGGTGGTGGTGCTGCACGAAACGGTGTACGGCATCGGCTCGGCCATCAACACCTTCCTCACCCCCCACCCCCGCGATGAAGACCAGGTGAGTTACCACGCCGTGATCGGCCTGGACGGCAAAACGGTGCTGCTGCTCGAGCCTGAGCAGCGGGCTTTCGGGGCCGGCAACTCCGCCTTCCGGGGCCAGTGGGTGGTGACCAACCCCGAGGTGGGCGGATCGGTGAACAACTTCGCGTTGCACGTGAGTCTGGAAACACCCCTGGACGGTGAGGACGACGGGCCGAGCCACAGCGGCTACACA
This portion of the Cyanobium sp. NIES-981 genome encodes:
- a CDS encoding N-acetylmuramoyl-L-alanine amidase; this encodes MNLRQQPLVLAGVAAAGMVLLGVIGWISRGLADAEAGSSGQASLLELLEEVRQPPMAPEPGRRQAPGPPPATRWTSPMQSPRCVATADGAEGQRLRALVDQLHSAPLRVRIHPTNYGTRFSRDAFGNPLDPTPRVVVLHETVYGIGSAINTFLTPHPRDEDQVSYHAVIGLDGKTVLLLEPEQRAFGAGNSAFRGQWVVTNPEVGGSVNNFALHVSLETPLDGEDDGPSHSGYTPEQYDALAALLADWMERYPIPPDHITTHRAVDLGGERSDPRSFDWRALQTRLESLGAMC